A DNA window from Vigna angularis cultivar LongXiaoDou No.4 chromosome 1, ASM1680809v1, whole genome shotgun sequence contains the following coding sequences:
- the LOC108323021 gene encoding uncharacterized protein LOC108323021 isoform X2 yields MEERKYVCKYCSKRFPCGKSLGGHIRTHMTEERSNADADIFIKSDGVKKKRDLWCEDVVGNPIYGLRENPKKTMRFVHSGARRGCGSGVAGANNEKEKFCKECGKGFPSLKALCGHMASHSDKEKRTIKFEDSDKKLKLVMDSQSDTETCPPSHPRRSKRMRVKTINLSNHPFPSSSPSSYSVPLPNGSSPVSEVEQEQEEVARCLMMLSRDSSFKGRFASVTECSDNNSVVLEAKSSSPDIRIGVSNGSRYFKHGPKTKMVDSDVSNDQFKWPKVGDKSSKYTATLVKKSVMEELDYDGTDGTARKFDSRKRSNYDSLDNNPVGGSSKKIANGFGNEVYGNSTKGWKYESLEGERDYDSFDYSIEESHENSSETESYPAPRSHNSKALNGKKSTSKAKKKLKSKKSRDHECPICYKIFRSGQALGGHKRSHFIGGSEENTLVIKQAAPVVPCLIDLNLPAPVDE; encoded by the exons ATGGAGGAGAGGAAGTATGTTTGCAAGTATTGCAGCAAGAGGTTTCCTTGTGGGAAGTCTCTGGGGGGTCACATCAGGACCCATATGACTGAGGAAAGAAGTAATGCTGATGCTGACATCTTCATCAAGTCGGATGGTGTCAAGAAGAAGAGAGATTTATGGTGCGAAGATGTTGTCGGGAACCCCATTTATGGCCTCAGAGAGAACCCCAAGAAAACAATGAGGTTTGTGCATTCCGGCGCTCGTCGTGGTTGTGGTAGTGGTGTTGCCGGTGCCAACAATGAAAAGGAGAAGTTCTGCAAAGAATGCGGGAAAGGTTTCCCATCGCTGAAGGCTCTATGTGGTCACATGGCTAGTCACTCCGATAAAGAGAAGAGAACCATCAAGTTTGAAGACAGTGACAAGAAACTGAAATTGGTTATGGACAGTCAATCTGACACCGAGACCTGTCCTCCATCTCATCCAAGGAGATCCAAGAGAATGAGGGTCAAGACCATTAACCTTTCCAATCACCCTTttccttcctcttctccttcttcttattCTGTTCCGTTGCCCAATGGCTCTTCACCCGTTTCAGAGGTAGAGCAGGAGCAAGAAGAGGTTGCTAGGTGCTTGATGATGCTGTCCAGAGATTCTAGTTTCAAGGGTCGTTTTGCTTCGGTTACCGAATGTTCTGATAACAACTCAGTTGTTCTAGAAGCAAAATCATCCTCTCCTGATATTCGGATTGGTGTCAGCAATG GTTCTAGATATTTCAAACACGGTCCCAAAACCAAAATGGTTGACTCAGATGTCTCCAATGATCAATTTAAGTGGCCCAAAGTGGGAGATAAGTCAAGCAAATACACTGCAACTTTGGTGAAGAAGTCAGTGATGGAGGAGTTGGATTATGATGGAACAGATGGAACTGCAAGGAAGTTTGATTCCAGAAAGAGAAGCAACTATGATTCTCTTGATAACAATCCAGTTGGTGGTTCTAGCAAGAAGATAGCAAATGGTTTTGGTAATGAAGTATATGGGAATAGCACAAAAGGTTGGAAATACGAGTCTTTGGAGGGTGAAAGGGACTATGATTCTTTTGATTATTCCATTGAGGAGAGCCATGAAAACAGTTCAGAGACAGAATCTTATCCTGCTCCCAGGTCTCATAACAGTAAGGCCCTCAATGGGAAGAAGTCCACCAGCAAGGccaagaagaagttgaagtctAAGAAAAGCAGGGATCATGAGTGTCCAATCTGCTACAAAATTTTCAGGTCAGGCCAAGCCTTGGGAGGACACAAAAGATCTCATTTCATTGGTGGTTCTGAAGAAAACACTCTGGTGATCAAACAAGCTGCTCCTGTTGTTCCATGCCTGATTGATCTAAATCTACCTGCTCCTGTTGACGAATAA
- the LOC108323021 gene encoding uncharacterized protein LOC108323021 isoform X1: protein MEERKYVCKYCSKRFPCGKSLGGHIRTHMTEERSNADADIFIKSDGVKKKRDLWCEDVVGNPIYGLRENPKKTMRFVHSGARRGCGSGVAGANNEKEKFCKECGKGFPSLKALCGHMASHSDKEKRTIKFEDSDKKLKLVMDSQSDTETCPPSHPRRSKRMRVKTINLSNHPFPSSSPSSYSVPLPNGSSPVSEVEQEQEEVARCLMMLSRDSSFKGRFASVTECSDNNSVVLEAKSSSPDIRIGVSNGNYNFVSNNAYDLVDNKLLRVNDIKLKSVEFGASDNSGSRYFKHGPKTKMVDSDVSNDQFKWPKVGDKSSKYTATLVKKSVMEELDYDGTDGTARKFDSRKRSNYDSLDNNPVGGSSKKIANGFGNEVYGNSTKGWKYESLEGERDYDSFDYSIEESHENSSETESYPAPRSHNSKALNGKKSTSKAKKKLKSKKSRDHECPICYKIFRSGQALGGHKRSHFIGGSEENTLVIKQAAPVVPCLIDLNLPAPVDE, encoded by the coding sequence ATGGAGGAGAGGAAGTATGTTTGCAAGTATTGCAGCAAGAGGTTTCCTTGTGGGAAGTCTCTGGGGGGTCACATCAGGACCCATATGACTGAGGAAAGAAGTAATGCTGATGCTGACATCTTCATCAAGTCGGATGGTGTCAAGAAGAAGAGAGATTTATGGTGCGAAGATGTTGTCGGGAACCCCATTTATGGCCTCAGAGAGAACCCCAAGAAAACAATGAGGTTTGTGCATTCCGGCGCTCGTCGTGGTTGTGGTAGTGGTGTTGCCGGTGCCAACAATGAAAAGGAGAAGTTCTGCAAAGAATGCGGGAAAGGTTTCCCATCGCTGAAGGCTCTATGTGGTCACATGGCTAGTCACTCCGATAAAGAGAAGAGAACCATCAAGTTTGAAGACAGTGACAAGAAACTGAAATTGGTTATGGACAGTCAATCTGACACCGAGACCTGTCCTCCATCTCATCCAAGGAGATCCAAGAGAATGAGGGTCAAGACCATTAACCTTTCCAATCACCCTTttccttcctcttctccttcttcttattCTGTTCCGTTGCCCAATGGCTCTTCACCCGTTTCAGAGGTAGAGCAGGAGCAAGAAGAGGTTGCTAGGTGCTTGATGATGCTGTCCAGAGATTCTAGTTTCAAGGGTCGTTTTGCTTCGGTTACCGAATGTTCTGATAACAACTCAGTTGTTCTAGAAGCAAAATCATCCTCTCCTGATATTCGGATTGGTGTCAGCAATGGTAATTATAACTTTGTCTCTAATAATGCTTATGATCTTGTTGACAACAAGTTGCTTAGGGTTAATGATATCAAGTTAAAGTCTGTTGAGTTTGGTGCTTCTGATAATTCAGGTTCTAGATATTTCAAACACGGTCCCAAAACCAAAATGGTTGACTCAGATGTCTCCAATGATCAATTTAAGTGGCCCAAAGTGGGAGATAAGTCAAGCAAATACACTGCAACTTTGGTGAAGAAGTCAGTGATGGAGGAGTTGGATTATGATGGAACAGATGGAACTGCAAGGAAGTTTGATTCCAGAAAGAGAAGCAACTATGATTCTCTTGATAACAATCCAGTTGGTGGTTCTAGCAAGAAGATAGCAAATGGTTTTGGTAATGAAGTATATGGGAATAGCACAAAAGGTTGGAAATACGAGTCTTTGGAGGGTGAAAGGGACTATGATTCTTTTGATTATTCCATTGAGGAGAGCCATGAAAACAGTTCAGAGACAGAATCTTATCCTGCTCCCAGGTCTCATAACAGTAAGGCCCTCAATGGGAAGAAGTCCACCAGCAAGGccaagaagaagttgaagtctAAGAAAAGCAGGGATCATGAGTGTCCAATCTGCTACAAAATTTTCAGGTCAGGCCAAGCCTTGGGAGGACACAAAAGATCTCATTTCATTGGTGGTTCTGAAGAAAACACTCTGGTGATCAAACAAGCTGCTCCTGTTGTTCCATGCCTGATTGATCTAAATCTACCTGCTCCTGTTGACGAATAA
- the LOC108323029 gene encoding uncharacterized protein LOC108323029, which produces MGYKRCLEANELEDLSLNKAKRFESNNEPVSLDDIVTPNKAFAKTVITGGGEDDFYNIQWYDPLEINGAKESPYAGGDKNVQTSGHFRSYSGEDDTGSGATSLSSALSDCLEFDIPQKAFVPLDDDYLGFDCSPRKSVPIGPNHQATIPVWRGKYIHDRPSSGLVSANTVDEDKERLDGTSVLSMHESGSYSSPNECGQGRKECNCLDSGSIRCVRQHVREARENLLKTFGKEKFVNLGFCDMGEDVAQHWTEEEEDMFHEVVYTNPASLGRNFWKHLSVTFSSRTSREIVSYYFNVFMLQRRATQNRSRFLDIDSDDDECNTRNPGILCFESSDDSAIESFGDEDVNVENQDNYSDEDDDNSDDGTDDNVLGLTGCDMGNTTEIESEIDQRSSNCKENSQVEASSNPDERVDGCARILNYDIDVQDDSCMSFECDANMASCHSHGFGDANSALQARGFKCDQSPRVQGKLDLSCNVMEHGYLLDSCVAKDWYHDYTTCPAPSTDLDFLPTSNLIEEFFGTLDKNTE; this is translated from the exons ATGGGGTATAAGAGGTGTCTTGAGGCTAATGAACTTGAGGATCTTTCTTTGAACAAAGCAAAACGTTTTGAAAGCAACAATGAACCGGTTTCATTAGATGATATTGTTACGCCTAATAAGGCCTTTGCAAAGACTGTTATTACAG GCGGTGGTGAAGATGACTTTTACAATATTCAATGGTATGATCCACTCGAAATAAATGGTGCTAAGGAATCTCCGTATGCTGGTGGTGACAAGAATGTTCAAACCAGCGGTCATTTCAGAAGTTATTCTGGCGAGGATGATACCGGGTCTGGGGCTACATCATTATCATCTGCTTTGTCAGATTGTTTGGAATTTGATATTCCTCAGAAAGCATTTGTTCCTTTGGATGATGATTATTTGGGCTTTGATTGCTCACCTAGAAAATCAGTTCCCATTGGTCCAAATCACCAAGCTACCATTCCTGTTTGGAGGGGCAAATATATTCATGACAGGCCCTCCTCTGGCTTAGTATCAGCTAATACTGTTGATGAAGATAAGGAGAGACTCGATGGGACTTCTGTGCTCTCAATGCATGAATCTGGCTCTTATTCTTCACCTAATGAGTGTGGACAAGGCAGGAAAGAGTGTAACTGCCTGGATAGTGGCTCCATTAGATGTGTTAGACAGCATGTAAGGGAAGCACGTGAAAATTTGTTGAAGACTTTTGGGAAGGAGAAGTTTGTGAACTTGGGATTTTGTGACATGGGAGAGGATGTTGCACAGCATTGgactgaagaagaagaagatatgtTTCATGAGGTTGTCTACACCAATCCTGCATCATTGGGTAGAAACTTTTGGAAACATTTGTCAGTCACTTTTTCTTCTCGAACCAGCAGGGAAATAGTCAGCTactattttaatgtttttatgcTGCAGAGGAGGGCCACTCAGAACAGGTCCAGGTTTTTGGATATTGATAGTGATGATGATGAATGTAATACAAGAAACCCTGGAATTCTTTGTTTTGAAAGTTCAGATGATTCTGCCATTGAATCTTTTGGTGATGAAGATGTCAACGTAGAAAACCAAGATAATTATtctgatgaagatgatgataacAGTGACGATGGAACTGATGATAATGTTCTTGGTTTAACTGGATGTGATATGGGAAACACGACGGAGATAGAGAGTGAGATTGATCAAAGATCATCAAATTGCAAGGAGAACTCACAGGTTGAGGCTTCGAGTAATCCTGATGAGCGTGTCGATGGGTGTGCTAGGATTCTTAATTACGACATTGATGTCCAGGATGATTCCTGTATGTCCTTTGAGTGCGATGCCAATATGGCGTCGTGCCATTCTCATGGTTTTGGTGATGCTAACTCTGCTTTGCAAGCTAGGGGATTTAAATGTGATCAGAGTCCGCGTGTGCAAGGAAAACTTGATTTGTCCTGCAACGTGATGGAGCATGGTTATTTGTTGGATTCGTGTGTTGCTAAAGACTGGTATCATGATTACACAACATGTCCGGCTCCAAGTACAGATTTAGACTTCTTACCTACGTCCAATTTGATTGAAGAGTTTTTTGGCACTCTTGATAAAAATACTGAGTGA